A window of Malania oleifera isolate guangnan ecotype guangnan chromosome 2, ASM2987363v1, whole genome shotgun sequence genomic DNA:
agagagagagagagagagagagagagagagggctagAAAAGCTCAATTATATTTGTCACGATTGCAACATGGAGAGTGAGAGAGGAACAAAAATTGGAGTTGTCActctatttaaaaaataaaaataaaaaaattaaaaggtgtAGGAAACTAGAAAGATGCAAGAGTGTATTGGTGCATAGAGAAAATAATGTACCAACGAGACTACTTTCTAGTCTAAAACTTAAGAGGGCTCTTCTCAAATGTGATGACATCCACTCTCACAAACATTCTATCACCATTCCATCATGCACGTATTCTTAAAACATCCATTCCAGTGTACAATACAAAGGCAAGGCAACCAATTGAAAATTCAAGAGAAGGAAAGAGCGAGCAAGATAAAAGAATCTTCACAAGGATGTGATCTACAAATGAAGCTTAATAATAGTCAAACCTAAAGCTAACTAATCATCAACTACATATGGCACGAAAACTCTAACTAATCTTTTTCTTGTTTAAAGCAATGTGATTATCTTGATCCATTCCTCTATATACAACAAATCATTAGAGTTCCTTGTGGAAGGGTTTTGTTTGGCAAAGCTAACTTTTTTCTATTACTCAAACTTGTGCAAATAACTTTCTCTAATAGATGAAGACAAATTGGGGTGGACTTTGGCGCTCATAAAGGAGCAATGAAGCAAAGGTTGTACTTTGATTGGGAGGATTGCCATGGACAAGAATTTCAAAGCTATAAATCAATTATGAAGCTTCTTCGAGGACGTGGACAATTTAATGATTGCAGATGTTGGGTATACCTTATTCCTTTTCTATTCAATTCATCAGATGCAAAAAGTGTTCAATGGTTTATTACAATGTATTGAGAACAATATGTTATTGTAAAGTCAATGGTGATTTGCAACTTTCATGGATCTTGTTAGATGAATGCCCATTTTAGGCTCACCTTCTTTTGTTCATATTGTTGACTTTCCTTTAAAGTGAATGACTTTTGCGATAGATAGCATTGTGGGCAATAAGATTGAATTTTTTGAGGGTACAGATACTGATGAATAGGGTGATTCAAACTTGGATCGAAATAAATAGGTCTCTTTAACAAAGAACTATTTTTAGAAGCGTGAAGGGGATATGATAAAATCTTTCATGAAAGGTTAGGGACATTTGTTACTACAACAAACTCCTTGACTATTTGAAAAGGGACTAAATATAGTTATAAATTTTGGTTGAGAACTACTCCAGATAGACATAAGAGTGTTCGACAATCTGGAGTAGTCCTTGAGACTAGCTTAAGGAAATATCATCACGTAAATCCTAGTAGGTCGAGCATGGAAAGTAAGTTGATAGATATAGCTATGATGTTGCAATCTATAATGCATTATTCACATATATGACTGACTACATGTGCTAGCTAGAGGCTTGGGGAAGATGTTAGTGCTTGTAAAAGTGAAGCACTTCAGATTGGGGGCTAAATATTCACCAAAGATTTATTGTTGCAACTATAGATTCTGATTGCTTCAATAAGGATTATGGTACATCGTAATAACTAAATATGTCATAATGGAAATTAAGTGTGATTTAATGAGGCATACAACTACAAGGATTGTATTTGTTGCAATGTAATGGGAATTAAGCcctttttctaaaaatttatataatatatatttactttTTAAAAGTATTATCAAATCGAAAAAGGGAATATTGAAATATGTGGTTGTTCTATATTAGAACTTAGCTGAAATGAAATTGGAATTCATGTTCCAAATCCTACTTTATTGCTTGGCTTGATAAATGGAGACTAATCCTTTTAATggaattgttactttgtttaggAATCATCATTCCTTTCTTGCTTATTTTGAACTTTAATATCTCATTCTTTCACACCCTCAATTCTTATTCTCTACTCATCAATTTAATTCTAAAACACCTTGGTGATGCACACAAAATCATAACAATAAAATGCTTTACTCAACTTTATGATCCAAGAATATGATCTTAGTCAATAATATCTAGTCGTACATTTGTTTCACAaataatttttaacatttttgtttttacaACTTTGAACTCAAATGAGTACAAAGTATCGCATAAAATACCGTATGTTGAAAACCGTTCAGTGAATATGTTCTTTGACATTTACAGTCTGTATCTAAATGTTTGTTATAAATGTAATCGTATTTACTAGACAGTAATTATTAaactaaaaatattatatttatcatcATAATATTGGGGAATAAAATTTTATGCAATtttgtgttaaaattttaaaaagcgTCAATTTACACCAATTTTAATACAAATTCGCATAAAttttttcattcaaattcaagCTAGTTAAATTTACAATATCAAATATATTTTCCAAACACAACAATATGAATTATAGTTTATTGAACAGAAACACAGAATAATTGTTAAGACTTGGGGGAATAGTATATAAACAAAACAATGAAAATAGAACAAATTGCTTGAGCTTGCGTAGGGTTTCTACAACATGGGTGTTAATGAAATGCAGCTAACAACTGAAAAGTGGCAAATTCTGTCACCAAACAGAGCATATATAACAGCTACACAAATATGCTTCTCTAGTGAAAAGGGGCAGTCAGCCTAACAGATAAGATATTTACAACCACAAATCTTGGCCTAGAAGAACCACCTTACCAACTTCTTTCTCTAACACTAAATTTTTCCTCTTCTACTGGAACTAACTCTAAAACAAAGGCACAACCTAAACATGGCTATTTGAAAAGGACTCTGAGATCCTCACCTGATTCTATTCATCCAAAGGTGCTTAGGGCAAACTTCAGGGAAAAGCCCTAAATTAGCAAAAGGGTTTTGTTTTTGGTTCCCTTTTCTTTGCCCTATATTGGTTtgcttttgtttttaaaattttcatgctTCATCTAACCTCATTAGTTAGCTTTAAGGACCCATCCCTCATCAACTTCAAGCTGAGACTGTTGAATCGCTCTCGAGAATATTGCCTGGATGCTTTTCTCCAATCTGTACCAGCCTTCATCATTGCAGCGAACTCCTCATAGCTTATACGCCCATCCTGCAAGTTTATGGAATTAGAGAAGGGAAGAAAATGAGAATTCAAACTCATGGCCGAGGAATGCCAAAAAAGCAACCATTTTGACTATCCTATCTGGTTATTCTATACTAAACACTAAAATGACtcggatgtatatatgaaattgaacAGAAAATTTTACGTGGCAGCTAAAGACCAAGTCATGAACACTAGGTTGTCAAAcaaatttgtgtgtgtgtgagagagagagagagagagagagagagattgcattgCAGATTCATACACGAGTGCATTGAAGGGAACTTAAGGTAGCAAATCAGGGAAAAGTTGACTTTCCAATGCACAACAGGGGTAAAGGGAGACAAATTCAGTAGCAGATTCATATATAAATGCATTCAGGGGAACTCAGAACAATAAATATGATTTTCTCATGCACAACAGAAAGTCACTGCACCAATCAACAGCAAGCATTACGCGTTGCAGGCCATAGAAAACAGTGGAAATGCCAGAGGGTTATGGCTGAAGGTATTGGAATACTTGGTGGTGCCTAATTAGCCCTACTACAAGAATCTCAAATAGAACtaaaagaagcaaaatatttGGGTAGATAAAGCCGGATTAAGAAAGCGAATGAAACACACTTTTCGTGATACTTTTTATGACTGAATTTGAACCATTTTTGCATACAGTAAAACTGACCTTGTCTGTGTCCACATCATGCATGATGGCATTGATGACTTCCTCACTGTTAGAGTCAATGTCATCATTCAAGGCATCCCTCAACTCTCCAATCTCAATGTAACCACTCTGGTTTTGATCAAAGAATGCAAAAGCTTTGTGTAGGTGCTCATCATTGGCCATCTTTTTAAGGTGAACCGTAACTGCAACAAACTCTCCATAATTCAGGGTTCCATCCCCATCAACATCAGCCTGCATGAATGAGATCTCCACTTGTCAATTAATAAAAGACCTGAAACATCTTAAACATGAAACTCAGACATGAACAAGGATCCAGCGTCACCAGAATTAGTAAACTAAAGGAAAGTTGTGTCAGCCTCTGAAGGTGGGGAAGAAAATAATGAATATTAAGCAGCTAAGGAGGAAAGGGACAACATGTGGTTGTTTTCATGCTTCTTTTTCTATTTGGTCCCCCcttgttttttttcaaaaaaaagttgtatttgtgtggatttggacaaaactcaatacaatttttgtattgcattttatcCAAACCCACACAAGTCCAAATCCAAGGTCAAAACACCAAGCTCCTAAACATATGTCCGTAATTTCCCACCCTCACAAAAAggtttaatatttgatttttttttttttggagtgagGTTTACGTTTGATTGGGCGCATGATAAATTTCTAATGCTTACAGCTTCCATTAGAATTTGAAGATCTTGTTCAGAAATATGTTGGCCAAGCTTTTGCAACCCATTCCTAAGCTGCTCAAGATTTATCCTGCCCCTTTTGCTTGTGTCCATcatttcaaatgcctccttgaGCCCAGCCACTTCCTCCACAGACAAATGCTCAGCCACCACCTGTGGATgtgaaatcaaataaaaaatttgaccCATAAATAATATGGGGAATATGGAGAGCCAAAACCCAGCCAGATAAATAAATTTACAAATTCTACAAAAAGCATGTTTAAACTATTACCCTTAGAGCTCTTTTCTTGAGCTTGTTCATTACGGAAAATTGTTTGAGCCTGGCTCTCACGGTCTCGCCCAGTGGAACATTTGGGGCTTTCTTGGCATTTTGTAACCAAGGATGTTCTGTACTCAATGGAGGAAGAAAATTTAGCCTTAAGTTGATCATGTATAGCAATTAATCTCGATAAATATAGAACAAACCAAGTTGATGCAACTAAACAATACCAAGCACTCCCTGAGCTGTAAGTCGCCGTTTTGGGTCTGGATCAAGCATTCTCTTTACAAGGTCCTTTGCATTATCAGAAACTTTAGGCCAAGGTTCCCTCTTAAAATCAATGAAAGAACGAATAATAGCCTGTGCTACTCCTTGTTCCGTTTCTGCAAGAAAAACATAATAAATTTTCAAAGGAGAAAATTAAAAAAAGGCACTCTCACTGCACACTTTGTGCCTCTGTGTGAAGATCTCAACCAGAGGTTGCTGAAATTTAGGAACAGCTATTTGGATAATTGACAATCATATTTCTACCAAAATTTCAGCTTTTTACATATTGCAAATTTCcccaacaacaacaaaacaagtcTTTGTCCCACTAGGTCAGTTCAACTACagtctacatgaatccttttctgcaaTTTTTCCCACCGCAATATATCAACTGCTACATCTACAGAAGTTCCCATATCTAACAATCACAGAAACTGAGTGCACAGAGAATATAAGAACCAGATTAGCACACCTGCCCAGAAAGGTGGAACACCACAAAGTAAAATGTACAGGATAACTCCCGCACTCCAGACATCAACCTCTGGGCCATAATTACGCTTCAGAACCTCAGGAGCCATGTAATAAGGACTGCCCACAATCTCAGCAAATTGCTCACCTGAATAATGGGGCAGATTTTAGGTACTGTGAAAAAAAgttggactttttttttttgtttttctaagaATTGAAAAAACCTAAAGCTGACACAAAGATAAATTATGAAAACAGACTAAGAAATGCTAAGCCACTGAAGCAAAACAATACCAGGTTTGAAGAAGACTGACAACCCAAAATCAATTGCCTTCAGGGGGGCCGTTTCCTTCTTGTTTGCAAACAGAAAGTTCTCTGGTTTGAGATCACGGTGCATCACTCCATGCTTGTGACAAATCTGCAATACAATGTGCAAAATAAAAAACCAGATTGTTAAAcatgaaaaaacaaaaacaaaactgTAGTGTTTTACAGAAAAAAGCTTTCTGAAGGGACTATTAATGcttttaaaaagaataaatattaatgCCCTAATTTAAACCAAAACTTTAAAACATTACAAATTAGCACTAAAATGCAGTTATTCAAGCTTCAATCTGTTTAACTCTATGAAAAACCACATATTCTATGTACTAGCTGTGGGCACACACAACGTGGTGTGCTCCACAGTGAACAGTCCTAAATTTAGGGCATTTAGGGAGAtaatgagagagataaaaaaaaaataatggggAACCATGTGTAGTTTTCTAAGGAATATAAATTTACTAATTACTCAttaattgatatttttatttttatttttaaacttgtAGAAGAAGGGTATTTTAGGAGCAATGTGGGGGATACGATAATATTGAACAGATGCAAGAGTGGCCTGCTCCAATAGAAAAATCTAAAGTCTAGACAACTATGAAAAAATGAAGAATATAGCAGCCAATAGAATAGTGAGGAAAAAGGGGGAGGATGGAATCAAAAGACAACAACTTTGTAAGGATTTTAGTGGTAAACTTTTAGAGAGGCTTTTCAGTATGAAATTTTGACAGCCCATAGAGGATGGATCCATACCACTAAAATTGGACAAGGTTCCATGTTCAGTCATCATAAAGCATACAAAAATATGCATAAACATCTCACGTC
This region includes:
- the LOC131147844 gene encoding calcium-dependent protein kinase 8-like, whose amino-acid sequence is MGNCCVTSGNPSRKKKEKKKSKPNPFSVDYGMNLKHGADTKLGVLKDPTGHDISMQYDLGRELGRGEFGITYLCTDVSTGEKFACKSISKKKLRTAVDIEDVRREVEIMKHMPKHPNIVSLKDTFEDNSAVHIVMELCEGGELFDRIVARGHYTERAAAAVTRTIVEVVQICHKHGVMHRDLKPENFLFANKKETAPLKAIDFGLSVFFKPGEQFAEIVGSPYYMAPEVLKRNYGPEVDVWSAGVILYILLCGVPPFWAETEQGVAQAIIRSFIDFKREPWPKVSDNAKDLVKRMLDPDPKRRLTAQGVLEHPWLQNAKKAPNVPLGETVRARLKQFSVMNKLKKRALRVVAEHLSVEEVAGLKEAFEMMDTSKRGRINLEQLRNGLQKLGQHISEQDLQILMEAADVDGDGTLNYGEFVAVTVHLKKMANDEHLHKAFAFFDQNQSGYIEIGELRDALNDDIDSNSEEVINAIMHDVDTDKDGRISYEEFAAMMKAGTDWRKASRQYSRERFNSLSLKLMRDGSLKLTNEVR